A genome region from Bacteroidia bacterium includes the following:
- a CDS encoding cytochrome c, with translation MYRSKIVILFILIGSFLSYSILLYEEDNYQGVEPNAMAQAGRILWQKKNCTSCHQIYGLGGHLGPDLTNVYERRSEEYISSVLHTGTQVMPNFHLTESEVQQFVEFFKYTNSTGVYKPEEFIKHLDGTISQP, from the coding sequence ATGTATAGAAGTAAGATTGTGATTCTATTCATATTGATTGGCTCGTTTCTCTCTTATAGTATATTGTTGTATGAAGAGGATAATTATCAAGGTGTTGAACCTAATGCTATGGCACAAGCAGGCAGGATACTCTGGCAAAAGAAAAATTGTACTTCGTGTCATCAGATTTATGGACTGGGTGGTCACTTAGGTCCGGATTTAACCAATGTTTACGAAAGAAGGTCTGAGGAGTATATCTCGTCTGTGTTACATACCGGCACACAGGTAATGCCTAACTTTCACTTAACAGAGTCTGAAGTACAGCAATTTGTTGAATTTTTTAAATACACAAACTCCACTGGCGTATATAAGCCTGAGGAATTTATTAAACATTTAGATGGAACAATATCCCAGCCATAA
- a CDS encoding cbb3-type cytochrome c oxidase subunit I: MEQYPSHKDYSRLFIKTGLIFLLSTLLFGLLGAIEYVVPGFLKDVFSFTKIRPLHVSSAIFWILTCAIGSIIYYMHEDQYAIRRYNNLIRVVFWILALTFFGILLSYVFGVFGGREYWEFDPIFSIPITVSWAIFIFVFVAGIKTLKNQPVYVWMWLTGAVFFLFTYLESNSWLLPQVRNNLVKDMTIQWKSYGSLVGAWNQLVYGTSIYLMDKIAGNKKYSFSKIAFGLYFLGVFNLMFNWGHHVYVLPTQPYVKHIGYLVSMTELLLLGRIIYLWKSSLTTAKKNFNIIPYKFLFAADVWVFLTLILAIAMSVPALNVYMHGTHVIVGHTMGATIGINTMLLLAFAFDILGYAPHKEKQIKTGYLVANLALLIFWLTLIVEGFLKTYYLFAQPDMSYSVMMYKLLPWFYLFLISGIVCIGGLLMVVLPLLKAKKN; this comes from the coding sequence ATGGAACAATATCCCAGCCATAAAGACTACTCGCGCCTATTTATAAAAACAGGTTTGATTTTCTTACTTTCAACCTTGCTTTTTGGGTTGTTAGGTGCCATTGAATATGTAGTGCCAGGGTTTTTAAAAGATGTGTTTTCTTTTACAAAAATCCGTCCTTTACATGTATCATCTGCAATTTTTTGGATTCTCACCTGCGCTATCGGTAGTATTATTTATTACATGCATGAAGATCAATATGCAATCAGGAGATACAACAATTTAATAAGAGTTGTGTTCTGGATACTTGCATTAACTTTCTTCGGAATTTTACTGTCTTATGTGTTTGGAGTATTTGGAGGCAGAGAATATTGGGAGTTTGACCCTATTTTTTCTATCCCAATTACCGTGAGTTGGGCTATATTTATTTTTGTCTTTGTTGCAGGAATTAAAACGCTGAAAAACCAACCTGTATATGTATGGATGTGGTTGACAGGGGCTGTCTTCTTTTTGTTTACTTATTTAGAATCTAATTCATGGCTGCTGCCTCAGGTGAGAAATAATCTTGTAAAAGACATGACGATTCAATGGAAGTCTTATGGCTCTCTTGTTGGTGCTTGGAATCAATTGGTGTATGGTACTTCAATTTACTTGATGGATAAAATTGCCGGCAATAAAAAGTATAGCTTTTCTAAAATTGCCTTTGGATTGTATTTTTTGGGAGTCTTTAACCTTATGTTTAATTGGGGACATCATGTGTATGTATTGCCAACACAGCCTTATGTGAAACATATAGGTTATTTGGTGAGTATGACAGAGTTGTTATTGCTTGGAAGAATTATTTATCTGTGGAAGTCATCTTTGACAACAGCGAAAAAGAATTTCAACATCATTCCATATAAATTTCTGTTTGCGGCAGATGTTTGGGTTTTCTTAACCTTGATTTTAGCAATTGCTATGTCTGTGCCTGCATTGAATGTTTATATGCATGGCACTCACGTAATTGTCGGACATACTATGGGAGCAACAATTGGAATTAATACAATGTTGTTGCTCGCTTTTGCTTTTGATATTCTTGGATATGCCCCCCACAAAGAAAAGCAGATTAAAACCGGTTATTTAGTAGCCAATTTAGCTCTGCTAATTTTTTGGCTGACCTTAATTGTCGAAGGATTTCTCAAAACATATTACTTGTTTGCTCAACCTGATATGTCTTATAGCGTCATGATGTATAAGCTATTACCTTGGTTTTATTTGTTCTTGATTTCAGGGATTGTTTGTATAGGTGGACTATTGATGGTTGTTCTACCACTGTTAAAAGCAAAAAAGAATTAA